Within the Scytonema millei VB511283 genome, the region GATCCGTTCCAAGCGTTCTTTGGTAATGGCAGCGCGTTGGTCTTCACCAGCGATCGAAAGCTTTTCCATCTCCAACTGCATTAAACGGCGATCGATGATTTCTAGTTCTGTCGGCTTAGAAGTGATCTCCATTTTCAATTGTGCAGCAGCTTCATCGACGAGATCGATCGCCTTATCGGGTAAAAAGCGATCGGTGATGTAGCGGTGGGACAGGGTAGCGGCTGCAACTAGAGCAGAATCAGTAATTTTGACGCTGTGATGCGCTTCGTAGCGTTCTTTCAAGCCTCGGAGAATCGAAATGGTCGTTTCTACCGAGGGCTGATCGACAAAGACTTGTTGGAAGCGGCGTTCTAAGGCTGCGTCTTTTTCAATATACTTGCGGTACTCATCTAGAGTCGTCGCGCCAATACAGCGTAACTCTCCTCGTGCCAGCATTGGTTTGAGTAAGTTGCCCGCGTCCATTGCGCCTTGAGTCGTGCCACCTGCACCGACAACGGTGTGTAATTCGTCGATAAATAAGACGATTTGTCCGTTAGATTCGGTGACTTCCCGTAATACAGCCCGCAAACGGTCTTCAAATTCACCGCGATATTTTGCTCCAGCAATCAAGCTACCCATGTCGAGAGTAATTAACTGCCTGTTTTTCAAAGATTCAGGGACATCGCCCTTGATAATCCGTTGCGCCAACCCTTCTGCGATCGCAGTTTTCCCCACACCAGGTTCGCCAATCAAAACAGGATTATTTTTCGTGCGGCGAGACAATACCTGAATCACGCGCCGCACCTCATCGTCTCTACCAATGACGGGATCGAGCTTGCCAACTTTTGCCTGTTCCGTCAGGTCGCGCCCAAATTTTTCTAGGGCTTCGTAGCGTGCTTCGGGGGTTCGGTCTATGACCTTTTGATTGCCACGAATCGCCTTAATTGCCGCTTCTAGCTTTGCCGTATCGAGATTGAAACCTTTACACACCCTACGCCCGATCCGTTCGTCCTCCCCAAACGCTATCAGCAGGTGTTCGACTGAAACGTGTTGGTCTTGCCAGTTCGTTCTAATCGCATCAGTCCGGTCGAGCATCAAATCCAAATTTCGACCCAAATAAAGCTGACTGCTTTTACCCACTTTCGGCTGTCGCTTGGCGAAAGCTTCAAGCTGCTGTGCCATTGCTGCGGGATCGACACCAGCTTTAGTTAGAATCCGATTAGCCAGCCCTTTTGGTTGTTCTAAAAGTGCGATCGCGAGGTGTTCGACCTCCAGTTGTTGTTGTTGAAAACGTTGAACCATCAAATCCTGAGAATTGACGATCGCTTCCCAGGCTTCTTCGGTGAACTTGTTAGGGTCGGTGGGCTGCATCTTAACGATTTTAGATTTTAGATTTTAGATTTTAGATTGGCGATGTGAGATTAAAAAGAAAATACCACCTGGTGACAGTGGTGCGATCGCTATTAGCCTATCCTATTTTGAAGGGGTTAGGAGCGAGGAGCGAGGGAAAGAGGGGGCGTAGGGTGTAGGGTGTGGAGAGAATTCGGAATTCGGAATTAATTGTGACTTGCGAATGCGCGACTTGCGACTTGTCTTGCTCCCCCTTCTTCCCCCTCTCCCTTGTCTCCCTTGTCCCCCGTGTCTTCCCCCTCTCCCCTGTCCGACGTATACCTCAGCCTACTGTGACACTAACTCCTTCTGAGGAGTAGCAGATTCTCTAGAACTGAGTTGGATCAACTCTACTTTGTAGCCGTCGGGGTCTTCAACAAAAGCGATAACTGTAGAACCGTGCTTCATTGGTCCTGGTTCTCGTACTACTTTACCGCCACGGGCTTTAATTTCTTCACAAGTGCCGTAAATGTCATCAACGCCGATCGCGATATGACCGTAAGCATCACCTAAGTTGTATTTCTCCGTGTCCCAATTGTAGGTGAGTTCGAGAACGGTGTGGTCTGCCTCATCACCATAGCCTACAAAAGCCAGGGTAAACTTACCACCTGGATAGTCTTTCTGGCGCAGCAACTTCATGCCCAAAAGTTCGCAGTAAAACTTGAGAGATGCTTCCAAGTTACCGACGCGAAGCATTGTGTGTAGTAATCGCATTAAGTGACTCCAAATTTCAGCATCGATCTCTATTCTAGGCAGTAGGGAGCAGTGACCAGTTATCAGTTATCAGTTATCAGTTAACCAACAACCAACAACCGTCAACTGTTAACCGTCAACCAACAACAAATGACCAATGACCAATGACAACCAATTTCGTGTTGAATGATCCTTAACATCGTACCCATCAGCCTGTAAAATTCCTATCCTGACTCAAATGAAGTGATTGGTGAGTAGTGAGTAGTGAGTAGAACCAGTGAAGAGTGACTTAGTGACAAGAATTGAGTCCAGCCACTAGCCACCAGCCACTAGCCACTGACAACTGATAACTGACAACTGATAACTGATAACTGAAAAAGGAGCTACGCAGCATGATCGATACAATAGACAGCGCTATAGACAACATTATTGCTAGAGAAATTCTCGATTCGCGGGGTCGCCCTACTGTTGAGGCGGAAGTACATTTAATTGGGGGAGTGGTGGGACTCGCCCAGGTTCCCAGTGGGGCTTCTACAGGTACTTTTGAGGCGCACGAACTTCGAGATGACGACAAGAGCCGTTATGGGGGTAAAGGTGTACTCAAGGCGGTGGAAAATGTCAATTCGGCGATCGCCCCACAACTATCTCAAATGGATGTCTTGAACCAAGAAGCCCTCGATCGAGCCATGATTGCTCTAGATGGCTCTCCAAATAAAGCCAAGTTGGGAGCAAATGCGATTTTATCCGTGTCTTTGGCGGCGGCGAAGGCAGGAGCGGAGTTACTTGGAATTCCTTTGTATCGCTATCTGGGGGGACCTTTAGCAAACGTGCTACCCGTACCGTTGATGAACGTGATCAATGGTGGCGCTCACGCAGCAAATAATATCGATTTTCAAGAATTTATGATCGTTCCGGTTGGTGCGTCTTCATTTCGAGAGGCGTTACGCTGGGGGGCGGAAGTTTTTGCCGCTTTGAGTAAGGTGCTGGACGATAAAGGATTGCTCACTGGTGTGGGCGATGAAGGCGGTTTTGCGCCCAATTTGGAGTCAAATCAGGTAGCTCTAGAAATACTGATGAGCGCGATCGCCAAAGCTGGATATAAACCTGGGGAGGAAGTCGCATTAGCCTTAGACGTGGCTGCCAGCGAGTTTTACAAAGACGGGCAGTATGTCTATGACGGCGCAGCTCATGCACCCACTGAGTTTATCGAGTATTTGGCTAAACTGGTCGGTGAATACCCAATTGTCTCAATTGAAGATGGGTTACATGAGGAAGATTGGCAGCACTGGCAGCTGTTAACTGAAAAAATTGGCGATCGCGTTCAACTTGTCGGCGACGATCTCTTTGTGACTAATGCCACCCGCCTCCAAAAAGGGATCGAAACCAAAGCAGGAAATGCCATCTTGATCAAGCTGAATCAAATTGGTTCGCTGACAGAAACTTTAGAAACCATCGATCTAGCTACCCGTAACGGTTTTCGCTCGATTATCAGCCATCGTTCGGGAGAAACAGAAGACACGACGATCGCTGACTTAGCTGTAGCAACACGCGCAGGTCAGATTAAAACTGGTTCTCTCTGTCGCAGCGAACGGGTAGCAAAATATAATCGCCTATTGCGCATTGAAGACGAGTTAGGCGATCGCGCTGTTTATGCTGGAACTGTGAAGATGGGACCGAAGTAGATATTGGTTGACAGTTGACGGTTAACAGTTAACCGTCAACTGTCAACCAGATATTTAAGGATAAAACCCTAATTTTGGTAATCCTAAACTCTCGTCCCAGCCCATCATTAGGTTGAGGCATTGAATTGCTTGTCCGGCTTGTCCCTTGATCAAGTTATCGATCGCTGACAAGACGATGACTCTGCCAGTACGGGGATCGGTTTCGATGCCGATGTAGCAGAGATTGCTGCCGCACGCCCACTTGGTTTGGGGATAGATACCGCTGTCGCAAATTGTTACCCAAGGACAATTGCGATAAAAAGCTCTGTAGATGGTAATTAAATCTTCTCTGACTAACCCGGGATCGCGCAGAGTGGCGTAGACGGTGGCTAGGATACCGCGTACCATTGGCACTAAGTGAGGAGTAAATTGGACTAACACTTGATGTCCAGCCAAATCGCTGCAAACTTGCTCGATTTCTGGCGTATGACGGTGACGGGCAACGCCATAAGCAGCAAAAGAGTTATCTGCTTCTGCAAGCAACAGTCCAGTTTTTGCCTGTCTACCACCCCCAGACGTGCCAGATTTTGCATCGACGATCGCAGTTTCAGGTACGATCAAGCCTTGCTTTAGGAGGGGGGCAAGTGCTAGTAGGCTAGCGGTGGGATAGCAGCCGGGACAACCGATCAGTTGGCTTTCGGCAATGCGATCGCGATACAGTTCTGGTAAGCCATAAACTGCTTTTGTTGCCACAGCTATGTCTTGCCGCTGTTTGCCGTACCAGATTTGATAAGTTTCTAAATCGCTAAATCTATAGTCGGCAGATAAATCGAGAACTTTACAACCTTTATCGATCAACTGAGGAGCCAGATCGCAAGCAAAACCATTGGGGAGTGAGAGAAAAACTACCTCACACCTTGCTGCGATCGCTTCTGAATCGACAGATTCGATTGGCTGCGCTACCCGATGAGCTAAGTGGGGATATATATCAGCAAACGATTTGCCAGCACTGCTATCGCCACCCAAGTAGACGAGTTCTACTTCAGGATGATCCATTAACAACCTGACCAATTGCACCCCGCCATAGCCTGACGCGCCAACAATTCCTACCGATACGCGCCCTTCTTTACCCATGACAATCAATCCTGATGAAATACATTTTTATGACTCGATTGAGATCGGGCTTTGATAATTGGCGATCGCCAACTGCTCGTAGCCTCTGAAATGGATTTGTAAACTAGGAAAAAAATTAACTTTCGCTGCATTGTAGTACTAAAAGGGAAATCTCGTTGCAACAATTTTCTCAAATCTTGACGTGAGCCATCAGGTGAGTTATCGGTTACGCCAATCTAGCCGCGTCTGCAAGAAAGGTTGTGGGGTGTGGGGTGTGGGGTGTGGGGTGTGGGGTGTAAAGATTTTAAATTTCTTTCTCCGCGACTCTCCCTCAGCTTCCTCAGCTCCCTACTCCCCTGCTCCCCTGCTCCCTGCTCCCTTTCAAATCTCCTGTAGCAGTTTTTGCGGATCGACTTGCGCCGCCATTTCTTGCTTTTTTAATTCAATGGCTTTTAGTTCGTCTAATTGTCTGAAAATCTTCTCACTCACATTTTCTGGTAGAACTTGGGCAATCCGTGAGGTTTCGTATTCTATAGAAATCATTCTAATAAGTTGATAATATCCATCTAATAATTCTTCTGATAATTTAATTTGTTGCGCGATCTTATTGATGCCTTTGCTCGTAATTTCAATTTGACGACCGTATAATTCTTGTTGCGCACTTAACATTTTTTGTTGTAAATTCTTTAAACGCCGAATCAGCTTTTTATTAGCATTTAACTCTTGCTGCAACTTGAGAGTCTGTTGCTCCATTTCATATTTTTGCGATAGCAATTGCTGCTCGGAGGTGAGCCTACCTAACTCTTGGCGATCGCGTTCTTTGAGTCTTTGGCGCATAGTTGCGTAGGTTCCTATTCCCGCTGCTGTAGGTGCAGCCGCAGCTAATAACAGTTTATTGGTTGTAGGATTTAGAATGCATAACGGTACGGTAATGGCGAGAGCTAATTTACTGATATTAAAAGCTAAAGATTTTGCTCTTGCTCCCGGTTTTCTTAAAAGGTAACTTTCGCCCGTACTAGAATTTTCTAACCACAACAAATCTTTTAAGACCTTACCTTGCATTAGATAAAGCAAAAGTAATTTGTCTCCAGCTACAGCCGATATTTTTTCCTCTTGTCCTAAAGTGGAAAAGTCTAGTGCTTGAAGCGGATTATTTTTGTTTGGATTACCTGCATCGTATAACCGCAATTGATAAACACGTCTGTATTCTGCTTGCTTGTTATATTTACTGCGATACCAAGATTCTAGATATGAATTAAAGCTAGCAACTTCAGTGCGTACTAAAGCATATCTATAGTCACACCTGAGACAAATACTTTCGAGAAAGTCTTCGTCGCATTCTTCAAAGCTGGGAAAATAGACAGAATGACGACAAGCCGGACAGGGAATTTGCAGTGTCATGGAAGGAGCTAGGGGCGATCGTGAGAGTTGAGGGGCTGTAGGGCAGAACTCTTTTTGAAACATGAGGGCTGAAAAAGGCTGAGGTAATCTTTCTTTTTCTCCAAAAAAAATCTAGCCTCTCGCCCTTAATCCCTCGATCCTAACCCCCAGTCCCTCCAAAGAGTTTGCTGGAACGGAAGTTGAGTTAATAAAGTCGATAAACTGTTGTACGAGTTCGGGATTGCGCCATCCTCGATTGGTTTCTGCAACCAAAACTTTTAATGCTTCTGCCTGAGACAGCGCGCGTTTGTATGGGCGATCGCTAGTCAGAGCATCATAAATATCAATAATTTGAAAGACTTGAGCGAGATAAGGAATCTGCTCTCCAACCAGCTGATAGGGATAACCAGAGCCATCCCAACGCTCGTGATGGTGCAAAACAATTGGAATCACTCCCCGCATCGTCCGCAAAGGTTGACAGATTCTTTCACCAATCAAAACGTGCTGTCGCATCACTTCCCACTCTTTGGCAGTTAGTTTTCCAGTCTTCAGCAGCACCGCGTCGGGAATGCCAACTTTACCAATATCGTGTAAATAACTACCCCACATCAAATCTCGTCTCTGAGCGCGGGACAGATTGAGATAGCCACCGAAAGCATCGCTCAACTTTACCAAGCGTTCGCAGTGATCGCCAGTATTAGGATCGCGGCTTTCCACTGCCCTAGCAATGGAAAATAACACCTGCGAAGCATGATCTAAATCTTCATTCAACCGCTTTTGACGTACCAAAGATTTGACGCGGGCAGCTAATTCCAGGCGATCGAAAGGTTTACTTAAAAAATCATCTCCCCCAGCTTCAATCCCACGAATTCTAGCTTGTCGATCGTTTAAAGCTGTGATAAAAATGACTGGGATCAGCCTTGTCTGTTCGTCCTGCTTCAGTTGGCAACAGACTTCAAATCCATCCATTTCTGGCATCATGACATCCAGTAGGATGAGATCCGGTTGACCTTGACTGACGGACTCTAGCGCTGACGAGCCACTATCTGCCTCTAAAACTTCGTACCCCTCTACTGAGAGAATAGCTACAGCCGTCATACGACTAGCTGGATGGTCGTCAACTACCAGGATTTTAGGCGGAGCTAGATCGAAGCTGTTCACTCAATATACCTGTATGATTATCTACAACGTGAAGTCTGCGTGAAGTCTGTTGGAAGGACAACAAGCTGAACGGCACAATTCGCCAAAAGTCACAGACTCATCAATGAGATTGTTTCATTTTGTCAAAAAATATCTAAATTATACTGGAAAAGTTTTAATAAATTAACTTAACTTTATCTTTGAAGCACTAGCCACGTATGATTAATTCTACCTCTGCTTTCGCAACTTCTGCTTTCACAACATACAAACTACTGATTCTTCTCACTCTAAAGTTTAGGTGAGAAGAGACATAGCATATACCAGTTTTTGAACCGTCTATAGTCAAAAGTCAGAAGTGATGGTAGTTGACGGTTGACGGTTGACGGTCGTTTTTTCTCCCTCAGCTCTCTCCCTGCTCCCTGCTCCCTACTCCCTCCTCCCTTCTCAACGCTCATCACCTAAACAAATACCCAAACCACGGGCAGTTTTAACCAGCGTACCGTGAGGATTGACTGCACGGTATTGGGCGATCGCTTCGGGAATGGGAACGCTGACAACTTGCCGTTTTTGCCACGTTACCATCCGGTCGTACTGTGCTTCGGCAATTAGATCGACAGCCGCAACACCAAAAGCAGAGGCAATTACCCGTTCTAGTGGTGAGGGCGTACCACCTCGTTGAACGTGTCCTAAGACTGTGACTCGCGTTTCTGCCCCAATCCGAGTACAAATTTCATCAGCTAAATATTGACCGATACCACCATAGCGACATTGTCCCAAGCGATCGGTAGACATGACGCATACGCCTGTCTCCGTCCGCACCGCTTCCGATACGACGACGAGAGAATAATTTTTCCCCTGTTCTTGTCTTTCTTTAATTGTGTAACAGATGCGCTCGACAGTGTAAGGAATTTCTGGAACTAAAATCACATCAGCACCACCAGCAATCCCCGCACTGATGGCGATATGTCCCGCATCGCGTCCCATCACTTCTAAAATCATCACCCGGGAATGACTGGCAGCTGTAAAATGCAACCGATCTAAAGCTTCAGTGGCAATACTGACAGCAGTATCAAAACCGATTGAAAGTTCGGTTACGCCGACATCATTGTCGATCGTCTTGGGAATTGCCACCAAGTTGAGATTTCCTTGTTGGGCAAGGCGACGTAAAATCGCCATACTACCGTCGCCACCAATGCCAATCATGGCATCCAAGCCTAATTGGTGGTAGCCTGCGATAATGTCTTCCGAGCGATCGCGGATGGTTCCGTCTGGCATCGGAAAAGCAAACGGATCGCCTTTATTGGTCGTTCCTAAAATTGTCCCACCAGCTACGAGCAATCCATCAACTTTGTCAATTTCTAAGGCGATCGCTTGCGGCGGTTGAGCCATTAATCCTAAAGTGGCTTGTCGAATTCCAAATACCTCCCAGCCATAAGTACCGACAGCGCGATGCACCACGGCACGAATCGCGGCATTCAAACCCGCACAATCGCCACCACTAGTTAAAATTCCAATTCGTTTCATTCAGTTATCAGTTATCAGTTATCAGTTATCAGTCAAGAAAGGGTGTGGGGTGTGGGGAAATTTTGAATGCGTGAATGCGTGAATGCGTGAATTTTGAGTTGCTCCCTCAGCTCCCGATCGCTCCCTCAGCTTCCTCAGCTCCCGATCGCTCCCTCAGCTCCCTCAGCTCCGCGACTCTCTCTTCTCCCCCTTGTCCCCCTTGTCTTTTCCCTAACCCCTCACTCCTCACCCCTCTCCAAAGCAGTACATTAGACTGAAACAGGTAGCATCGATCTTAATTACAATTTGATTTTAGATTTCTTTATTTTTTGCAATATTCAGCTAGTTCTAGACAGTGATTACTTCAGATAACGATTCTTTTGATTTTTCGGATGCATTAACTATTCCCCAAGCCCCGCCTGGTTATAAATCAGGCTTTATTGGGATTATCGGTCGTCCTAATGTTGGTAAATCGACGTTGATGAATCAACTTGTGGGGCAAAAAATTGCCATTACTTCTCCAGTCGCGCAAACAACGCGCAACCGCTTGAGAGGAATTTTGACCACACCCGCAGCTCAGTTTATTTTTGTCGATACGCCAGGAATTCATAAACCCCATCATCAGTTGGGAGAAGTGTTAGTCAAAAATGCTCGGATTGCCATTGATTCTGTCGATGTAGTGTTGTTTGTGGTAGATGGTTCTCAAGTTGCTGGGGGAGGCGATCGCTTTATTATCGAGTTGCTAACTCAGACGCAAACTCCTGTAATTCTGGGGCTGAACAAA harbors:
- the gloA gene encoding lactoylglutathione lyase, producing the protein MRLLHTMLRVGNLEASLKFYCELLGMKLLRQKDYPGGKFTLAFVGYGDEADHTVLELTYNWDTEKYNLGDAYGHIAIGVDDIYGTCEEIKARGGKVVREPGPMKHGSTVIAFVEDPDGYKVELIQLSSRESATPQKELVSQ
- a CDS encoding ATP-dependent 6-phosphofructokinase, producing the protein MKRIGILTSGGDCAGLNAAIRAVVHRAVGTYGWEVFGIRQATLGLMAQPPQAIALEIDKVDGLLVAGGTILGTTNKGDPFAFPMPDGTIRDRSEDIIAGYHQLGLDAMIGIGGDGSMAILRRLAQQGNLNLVAIPKTIDNDVGVTELSIGFDTAVSIATEALDRLHFTAASHSRVMILEVMGRDAGHIAISAGIAGGADVILVPEIPYTVERICYTIKERQEQGKNYSLVVVSEAVRTETGVCVMSTDRLGQCRYGGIGQYLADEICTRIGAETRVTVLGHVQRGGTPSPLERVIASAFGVAAVDLIAEAQYDRMVTWQKRQVVSVPIPEAIAQYRAVNPHGTLVKTARGLGICLGDER
- the clpB gene encoding ATP-dependent chaperone ClpB, whose amino-acid sequence is MQPTDPNKFTEEAWEAIVNSQDLMVQRFQQQQLEVEHLAIALLEQPKGLANRILTKAGVDPAAMAQQLEAFAKRQPKVGKSSQLYLGRNLDLMLDRTDAIRTNWQDQHVSVEHLLIAFGEDERIGRRVCKGFNLDTAKLEAAIKAIRGNQKVIDRTPEARYEALEKFGRDLTEQAKVGKLDPVIGRDDEVRRVIQVLSRRTKNNPVLIGEPGVGKTAIAEGLAQRIIKGDVPESLKNRQLITLDMGSLIAGAKYRGEFEDRLRAVLREVTESNGQIVLFIDELHTVVGAGGTTQGAMDAGNLLKPMLARGELRCIGATTLDEYRKYIEKDAALERRFQQVFVDQPSVETTISILRGLKERYEAHHSVKITDSALVAAATLSHRYITDRFLPDKAIDLVDEAAAQLKMEITSKPTELEIIDRRLMQLEMEKLSIAGEDQRAAITKERLERIEQEISTLTQKQQELNSQWQGEKQILDAIGALKKEEESLRVQIEQAERAYDLNTAARLKYGQLEGVQRDREAKETLLIEIQSQGSTLLREEVSEADIAEIVAKWTGIPVNRLLESERQKLLQLESHLHARVVGQSEAVSAVAAAIRSARAGMKDPGRPIGSFLFMGPTGVGKTELARALAQFLFDSDDAMVRLDMSEYMDKSSVMRLVGSPPGYVAYEEGGQLSEAIRRRPYSVLLLDEVEKAHPDVFNIFLQVLDDGRITDSQGRTVDFRNTVIVMTSNIGSDRILNLSGDDANYEQIQRQVLEVLRSHFRPEFLNRIDDLIIFHPLDRSQLRQIVGIQLKQFERLLDEQKIGIVLSPAAQDYLVDIGYDPVYGARPLKRAIQRHLRNPLATKLLEGTFTEGDTIQVDCQDGALSFQRQRSVVTYSSALSKPDTN
- the argC gene encoding N-acetyl-gamma-glutamyl-phosphate reductase, producing MGKEGRVSVGIVGASGYGGVQLVRLLMDHPEVELVYLGGDSSAGKSFADIYPHLAHRVAQPIESVDSEAIAARCEVVFLSLPNGFACDLAPQLIDKGCKVLDLSADYRFSDLETYQIWYGKQRQDIAVATKAVYGLPELYRDRIAESQLIGCPGCYPTASLLALAPLLKQGLIVPETAIVDAKSGTSGGGRQAKTGLLLAEADNSFAAYGVARHRHTPEIEQVCSDLAGHQVLVQFTPHLVPMVRGILATVYATLRDPGLVREDLITIYRAFYRNCPWVTICDSGIYPQTKWACGSNLCYIGIETDPRTGRVIVLSAIDNLIKGQAGQAIQCLNLMMGWDESLGLPKLGFYP
- a CDS encoding response regulator — encoded protein: MNSFDLAPPKILVVDDHPASRMTAVAILSVEGYEVLEADSGSSALESVSQGQPDLILLDVMMPEMDGFEVCCQLKQDEQTRLIPVIFITALNDRQARIRGIEAGGDDFLSKPFDRLELAARVKSLVRQKRLNEDLDHASQVLFSIARAVESRDPNTGDHCERLVKLSDAFGGYLNLSRAQRRDLMWGSYLHDIGKVGIPDAVLLKTGKLTAKEWEVMRQHVLIGERICQPLRTMRGVIPIVLHHHERWDGSGYPYQLVGEQIPYLAQVFQIIDIYDALTSDRPYKRALSQAEALKVLVAETNRGWRNPELVQQFIDFINSTSVPANSLEGLGVRIEGLRARG
- the eno gene encoding phosphopyruvate hydratase, coding for MIDTIDSAIDNIIAREILDSRGRPTVEAEVHLIGGVVGLAQVPSGASTGTFEAHELRDDDKSRYGGKGVLKAVENVNSAIAPQLSQMDVLNQEALDRAMIALDGSPNKAKLGANAILSVSLAAAKAGAELLGIPLYRYLGGPLANVLPVPLMNVINGGAHAANNIDFQEFMIVPVGASSFREALRWGAEVFAALSKVLDDKGLLTGVGDEGGFAPNLESNQVALEILMSAIAKAGYKPGEEVALALDVAASEFYKDGQYVYDGAAHAPTEFIEYLAKLVGEYPIVSIEDGLHEEDWQHWQLLTEKIGDRVQLVGDDLFVTNATRLQKGIETKAGNAILIKLNQIGSLTETLETIDLATRNGFRSIISHRSGETEDTTIADLAVATRAGQIKTGSLCRSERVAKYNRLLRIEDELGDRAVYAGTVKMGPK